In Polynucleobacter sp. es-EL-1, the following are encoded in one genomic region:
- the erpA gene encoding iron-sulfur cluster insertion protein ErpA: MTELATQTTADLAEPPVPLVFTDSAAAKVADLIAEEGNPELKLRVFVQGGGCSGFQYGFTFDDAVNEDDTQFEKNGVTLLVDSMSFQYLVGAEIDYKEDINGSQFVIKNPNAQTTCGCGSSFSA; encoded by the coding sequence ATGACCGAATTAGCCACACAAACTACTGCAGATTTAGCTGAGCCACCAGTGCCTTTGGTGTTTACAGATAGTGCTGCTGCAAAAGTAGCTGACTTGATTGCTGAAGAAGGCAATCCAGAATTAAAGTTGCGTGTCTTTGTTCAAGGTGGTGGTTGCTCTGGATTTCAGTATGGCTTCACATTTGATGATGCCGTCAATGAGGATGACACTCAGTTTGAAAAGAATGGCGTTACTCTCTTAGTAGATTCAATGAGCTTCCAATATTTAGTGGGCGCTGAGATTGATTACAAAGAAGATATCAATGGCTCTCAGTTTGTGATTAAGAATCCAAATGCGCAAACTACTTGTGGTTGCGGATCTTCTTTCTCTGCTTAA